A genomic region of Cannabis sativa cultivar Pink pepper isolate KNU-18-1 chromosome 1, ASM2916894v1, whole genome shotgun sequence contains the following coding sequences:
- the LOC115704905 gene encoding protein SPEAR3, translated as MGSGYFGEPNLGSSNERGGNGIISGSSNNSSRKGKKSSSEKPRQPQRGLGVAQLEKIRLHGQMGCATNNNTTTTTYAAHPSLHSTNYPSNFSNVDDMRLHTAYSAIPSSSFSYSSSSSSSSASYGFNPNIMMGLGEYERANIRYGDSQPTTTARWDPINGMLETQYTPQPSMTRHLLNLHVEESHQHTSNNQKHRSNSLGSSQNSESSDTQELDLELRLSL; from the exons ATGGGAAGTGGTTATTTTGGAGAGCCAAATTTGGGATCATCAAACGAAAGAGGTGGAAATGGAATAATAAGTGGGTCTTCTAATAATTCATCAAGGAAAGGGAAGAAGTCTAGTTCAGAGAAACCAAGACAACCCCAAAGAGGACTTGGTGTTGCTCAATTGGAGAAAATCAGATTACATGGCCAGATGGGTTGTGctactaataataatactactactactacttatGCCGCTCATCCTTCTCTTCATTCCACCAATTACCCTTCTAATTTCAGTAAC GTCGATGATATGAGACTCCATACAGCTTATTCAGCAATACCATCgtcttctttttcttattcttcttcttcttcctcttcctcaGCCTCTTATGGTTTCAATCCCAATATCATG ATGGGGCTGGGTGAATATGAAAGAGCAAATATCAGATATGGAGATTCCCAACCTACCACAACAGCAAG ATGGGACCCTATTAATGGCATGTTAGAGACCCAATATACGCCGCAGCCCAGCATGACCAGACACCTCCTTAATCTCCACGTAGAG GAATCTCATCAACACACGTCTAATAATCAAAAGCACAGAAGTAATTCACTGGGTAGTAGTCAGAATTCTGAATCAAGTGACACTCAAGAACTAGATTTGGAGCTAAGACTCTCACTTTGA